From the genome of Capricornis sumatraensis isolate serow.1 chromosome 17, serow.2, whole genome shotgun sequence, one region includes:
- the CCDC63 gene encoding coiled-coil domain-containing protein 63, whose product MVDSRKSFNFRSQQKIMNQHKEIKTLQEEQDEITLLLNLIKSSRNLDLNEKNYLELRFLLQTKEDYEALIKSMKLLLAELDEKIVQMEKKIVNQRQIFTKIQEANNPRKLQKQIHILETRLNLVTVHFDQMLTTNAKLRKEIEELRHEKAAYDNVYQHLCRRLLMQKKTMNVAIEQSAQAYEQRLEAMARMAAMKDRQQKDISQYNLEIRELERVYDHETKLKSFLLIKLNDRLEFEEQSKKEEALKAKKYGKKSKGESFESYEVAHLRLLKLTKTGNLNQLIEEFLAREEKNFARFTYVTELNNDMEMMHKKIERIQNEIMRLRSQQKSSHEDNHAILRELEEKLKKTTEEADRYENNYREITETLEYLKNSVENLFKKINCDATKILVQLGETGKVTDINLPQYFAIIEKKTNDLLVLESYKRLMEMEVAEAEVQPSFLNPFWGGSALLKPAEPIKVIPPVFGADPFSDKLDEVEQPLDHSSLRQMALSHYTARESWNRDSTPEKGDELKSKKKATA is encoded by the exons caaggaaatcaagacCCTGCAGGAGGAGCAGGATGAGATCACCCTGCTTTTGAATCTCATCAAGTCCTCCAGGAACCTGGATCTCAATGAGAAAAACTACCTGGAACTGCGTTTCCTGCTGCAAACTAAGGAGGACTACGAGGCCCTGATTAAATCAATGAAACTGCTGTTGGCTGAACTGGATGAGAAG attgttcagatggagaaaaaaattgtaaaccaAAGACAGATTTTCACAAAAATACAGGAGGCCAATAACCCCCGGAAATTGCAAAAACAGATCCACATTTTGGAAACCCGTTTGAATCTT GTCACTGTGCACTTTGACCAGATGCTGACCACCAACGCAAAGCTCCGGAAGGAGATCGAGGAACTGAGGCATGAGAAGGCTGCTTACGACAACGTCTACCAGCATCTTTGTCGGCGCCTGTTGATGCAGAAGAAGACGATGAATGTGGCCATCGAGCAGTCTGCCCAGGCCTACGAGCAGAG GCTGGAAGCCATGGCTCGAATGGCTGCCATGAAGGACCGCCAGCAGAAGGACATCTCTCAGTACAACCTGGAGATCCGAGAGCTGGAGCGTGTCTACGATCATGAAACCAAGCTCAAATCCTTCTTGCTCATCAAGCTGAATGATCGTCTTGAATTCGAGGAGCAGTCCAAAAAGGAAGAAG ctcTCAAGGCAAAGAAGTATGGGAAGAAGAGCAAGGGTGAGAGTTTTGAGAGCTACGAGGTGGCTCACCTCCGGCTGCTGAAACTGACAAAGACTGGGAACCTGAATCAGCTCATCGAGGAGTTTCTGGCCAGGGAGGAGAAGAACTTTGCCCGGTTCACGTATGTCACGGAGCTCAACAATGACATGGAGATGATGCACAAGAAGATCGAGAGAATCCAG AATGAGATCATGCGCTTGCGATCCCAGCAGAAATCATCCCATGAAGACAACCACGCCATCCTGAGAGAGCTGGAG GAGAAACTAAAGAAGACCACGGAGGAGGCAGACAGGTACGAGAACAACTACAGGGAGATCACCGAGACCTTGGAGTATCTCAAGAACTCAGTGGAGAATCTGTTTAAGAAGATAAACTGTGATGCCACCAAGATCCTGGTGCAGTTAGGGGAGACGGGGAAAGTCACGGATATCAACCTCCCGCAGTACTTTG CCATCATTGAGAAGAAGACCAATGACTTGCTGGTGTTAGAATCCTACAAGCGGCTTATGGAAATGGAAGTGGCAGAGGCGGAGGTCCAGCCATCCTTCCTCAACCCCTTCTGGGGCGGCTCCGCCCTCCTCAAGCCTGCAGAACCCATCAAGGTCATCCCCCCAGTGTTCGGGGCTGACCCCTTTAGTGACAAGTTGGATGAAG TGGAGCAGCCCCTGGACCACAGCAGCCTTCGGCAAATGGCGCTCAGTCACTACACCGCAAGAGAGTCTTGGAACAGGGACAGCACGCCCGAAAAGGGGGACGAGCTGAAGTCCAAGAAGAAGGCGACAGCCTGA